One genomic segment of Bacteroidota bacterium includes these proteins:
- a CDS encoding T9SS type A sorting domain-containing protein, with the protein MRLSKFVVAISLFAGLGMHVSAQNLAPVPALQQKIDYFTGEQFFLSASVDNTADKVGEWAAKQFLKGAADYTLANVIQRTSPDGTYYTYEVHYLGAPLYSKSIKVFVDKASVIRYAYHNIANLATADVRVLPTKDFITQFYTNKYPQLTLAENQSVWVDNGEKPVPAFFLTLKDNEKHSVNQLLFGADGTLLFTRPMESHLAADTPANVYVYDPDPLTTAHVAYGGAYSNNGRQDNPQLHAELKKRTVRVDLLGDSMILSNSSFYLNEISSPVWPPTRVHLGDTFKFSRDHFSFGETNAFYHLNTYKDYVHSLGYTSLPGYRLQVDAHAFNGAENSKFTPGDNPPSLQFGDGGIPDAEDAEVVIHEFGHALSHGASPNSAFGHERVALDEGLGDYFAVSYTKAIDAYNWTKVFSWDGNNGGWQGRTVNYLTMYPNLTNSIWADGQLWSTSFMRLYDDVGKEIADKLMLETLYRLAANITMPQLAKAVQQIDSIKYGGVHSKNIQCAFALSGILQGPAEGCTQSVNEGGDLALDGVRINNTYAFAAGTGVVEVIFSNSNSYTVSLIDISGKLISRWLPVQGQNVTINGQHLASGIYFLQINDGEGNIQTQKLIRY; encoded by the coding sequence ATGAGACTTTCAAAATTTGTAGTTGCTATATCACTATTTGCAGGGCTTGGAATGCATGTTTCGGCGCAAAACTTAGCTCCTGTTCCTGCCTTGCAGCAAAAGATTGATTATTTTACCGGTGAGCAGTTTTTCTTGTCTGCTTCTGTTGATAATACTGCCGATAAAGTAGGAGAGTGGGCAGCAAAACAGTTTTTGAAAGGAGCCGCCGATTACACGCTGGCAAACGTTATCCAACGCACAAGCCCTGACGGAACTTATTATACCTATGAAGTACATTACTTGGGTGCGCCGCTCTACAGCAAAAGCATTAAAGTGTTTGTAGATAAGGCGAGCGTTATCCGCTATGCGTACCATAACATCGCAAATTTGGCAACTGCTGATGTGCGAGTATTGCCCACCAAAGATTTTATCACACAGTTTTATACCAACAAATACCCACAATTAACACTTGCTGAAAACCAATCGGTTTGGGTAGATAACGGTGAAAAACCCGTGCCTGCTTTTTTCCTTACGTTGAAAGACAATGAAAAGCACAGTGTAAATCAATTACTGTTTGGTGCTGACGGCACTTTGCTGTTTACAAGGCCGATGGAAAGTCATTTGGCTGCGGATACACCCGCAAATGTGTATGTGTACGACCCTGACCCGCTAACCACAGCTCATGTTGCTTACGGCGGGGCATATAGCAACAACGGACGACAAGATAATCCCCAATTGCACGCCGAACTTAAAAAGCGTACCGTGAGGGTTGATCTTTTGGGGGATTCGATGATTTTATCCAACAGTTCGTTTTACCTTAATGAGATTTCAAGCCCTGTTTGGCCACCTACAAGGGTGCATTTGGGGGATACGTTTAAATTTAGCCGCGACCATTTTTCATTTGGCGAGACGAATGCGTTTTATCATCTCAATACCTATAAAGATTACGTGCACAGTTTGGGTTATACCAGTTTACCCGGATATAGGCTTCAGGTAGATGCCCATGCCTTTAACGGGGCTGAGAACTCGAAATTTACGCCGGGGGATAATCCCCCTTCATTGCAGTTCGGTGATGGTGGAATACCCGATGCTGAAGATGCTGAAGTGGTGATACACGAGTTTGGCCATGCACTGTCACACGGAGCATCGCCCAATTCGGCTTTCGGGCATGAACGTGTTGCTCTTGATGAAGGTTTAGGTGATTATTTTGCCGTATCGTACACCAAAGCTATTGATGCGTATAACTGGACAAAGGTGTTTTCATGGGACGGAAACAATGGGGGATGGCAGGGACGTACGGTTAATTATTTAACCATGTATCCCAATTTAACCAACAGTATTTGGGCAGATGGTCAATTATGGTCAACCTCATTCATGCGTTTATACGATGATGTAGGCAAAGAAATTGCCGATAAATTGATGCTTGAAACCCTTTACCGCCTCGCAGCGAATATCACTATGCCACAGCTTGCAAAAGCGGTACAACAAATAGACTCTATTAAGTATGGAGGTGTGCATAGCAAAAACATACAATGTGCGTTTGCGCTTTCAGGTATTTTGCAAGGGCCTGCCGAAGGTTGTACCCAATCAGTTAATGAGGGTGGTGATTTAGCTTTGGATGGTGTGAGGATAAATAACACCTATGCCTTTGCAGCAGGCACAGGTGTTGTTGAAGTAATATTCTCAAATAGCAATTCTTATACAGTTAGTTTAATTGATATAAGCGGTAAACTTATCTCACGTTGGTTGCCTGTGCAGGGTCAAAATGTAACCATTAACGGCCAACATTTAGCCTCAGGGATTTATTTCCTTCAAATCAATGATGGAGAGGGAAATATCCAAACACAGAAACTAATACGGTATTAA
- a CDS encoding universal stress protein, with translation MSNIFTKTLALIYGSQNDAAVLEGAINFSKAFGTQLVIGTTGEGSRNSASVISNAIANLVNKPTQITLADENYKTAAKVVDEIEADLVVVSNSKHTQSLVDSLKVPVLSILKEFKQGLIKNILMPLHDDPGTRQKIPVATEISKVFGAGIHVLVVTGTNPEEITKLKTYAYQAEKYIHDKGGRCTYQIETGKKVVDETIRVGDSSGADLIIIMNERDGGWFNKARSEQIMSGSTVPVLVVEPKDTTISYAQL, from the coding sequence ATGAGTAATATCTTCACAAAAACCCTAGCCCTAATTTACGGTAGCCAAAATGATGCCGCAGTGTTAGAAGGTGCTATTAATTTTAGCAAAGCCTTTGGCACACAACTGGTTATTGGCACCACCGGTGAAGGAAGCCGAAACAGCGCTTCCGTAATCTCTAATGCTATCGCAAACCTTGTAAACAAGCCGACTCAAATCACTCTTGCCGATGAAAACTACAAAACGGCAGCAAAAGTGGTTGACGAAATTGAAGCCGACTTGGTGGTTGTATCTAACAGCAAACACACACAAAGTCTTGTTGACTCTTTGAAAGTTCCTGTTTTATCAATTCTTAAAGAATTTAAACAAGGGCTGATTAAAAACATTTTGATGCCTTTGCACGACGACCCGGGTACACGTCAGAAAATACCTGTGGCCACCGAAATATCAAAAGTTTTCGGAGCAGGCATACATGTTCTTGTGGTTACTGGCACCAACCCTGAGGAGATTACAAAACTAAAAACATACGCGTACCAAGCCGAAAAGTACATCCACGATAAAGGCGGCCGCTGCACTTATCAGATTGAAACCGGCAAAAAAGTGGTTGATGAAACCATACGCGTAGGTGACTCTTCGGGTGCTGATTTGATTATCATCATGAACGAACGCGACGGAGGCTGGTTTAACAAAGCCCGAAGCGAACAGATTATGAGCGGTTCTACAGTGCCTGTTTTGGTGGTTGAACCTAAAGACACCACTATTTCATACGCACAATTGTAA
- a CDS encoding acetyl-CoA C-acyltransferase, translated as MKEVYIVSAVRTPIGSFGGALSSVGATKLGATAVKEAVKRAGINPEQVDELFMGCVLQANLGQAPARQTAIFAGLPNTVPCTTVNKVCASGLKATMLAAQSIMLGDNDIVVSGGMESMSQTPYYLDNGRYGYKYGHGQTIDGIVKDGLTDVYHNNLMGNSAELCATKYEISREEQDAHAIDSYKRAAAAWDAGKFDAEIVPVEVVGRKGDVTLVNKDEEYKNVFFEKIPGLRPVFQKDGTVTAANASSINDGAAALVLMSADKAKELGIKPLAVIRSYADAAQEPEWFTTAPAKALPKAFAKAGVSKDDIDFFEINEAFSVVSVANNKILGLDPAKVNVNGGAVALGHPLGCSGARILVTLVHVLQQNNGRLGAAGICNGGGGASAMVIERI; from the coding sequence ATGAAAGAAGTTTATATCGTTTCCGCAGTCCGCACTCCCATTGGTAGCTTTGGTGGCGCATTATCATCAGTTGGTGCTACAAAACTTGGCGCCACCGCAGTTAAAGAGGCTGTGAAACGTGCAGGAATTAATCCTGAACAAGTTGACGAGTTATTTATGGGCTGTGTATTACAGGCCAATTTAGGACAAGCTCCTGCTAGGCAAACTGCCATTTTTGCAGGTTTACCTAATACTGTTCCTTGCACCACTGTAAACAAGGTATGTGCATCAGGACTTAAAGCCACCATGTTGGCTGCCCAAAGCATTATGTTGGGTGATAATGACATAGTAGTTTCAGGCGGTATGGAGAGCATGAGCCAAACTCCTTACTACCTTGATAACGGACGTTACGGTTATAAGTATGGCCACGGACAAACTATTGACGGTATTGTTAAAGACGGTTTGACCGACGTTTACCACAACAACCTAATGGGTAACAGTGCTGAGCTTTGCGCTACTAAATATGAAATTAGCCGCGAAGAGCAAGATGCACACGCAATTGATTCATACAAACGTGCTGCTGCCGCTTGGGATGCAGGTAAATTTGATGCTGAAATCGTTCCAGTTGAGGTAGTTGGCCGTAAAGGTGATGTTACCTTGGTAAACAAAGACGAAGAATACAAAAACGTGTTTTTTGAAAAAATACCCGGTTTGCGCCCTGTATTCCAAAAAGACGGTACTGTAACTGCTGCTAACGCTTCATCAATAAATGACGGTGCTGCTGCATTGGTGCTGATGAGCGCTGATAAAGCAAAAGAATTGGGCATTAAGCCATTGGCAGTTATCCGCAGCTATGCTGATGCTGCACAAGAGCCTGAGTGGTTTACTACCGCACCCGCTAAAGCTCTTCCTAAAGCATTTGCAAAAGCAGGTGTTAGCAAAGATGATATCGACTTTTTTGAGATTAACGAAGCATTCTCAGTAGTATCAGTAGCTAATAACAAAATATTAGGTCTTGACCCTGCTAAAGTTAACGTAAACGGTGGTGCTGTTGCCCTTGGTCATCCATTGGGTTGCTCAGGTGCCCGTATATTGGTTACCCTTGTTCACGTGTTGCAACAAAATAACGGTCGCTTAGGTGCTGCCGGTATCTGTAACGGTGGCGGTGGTGCATCGGCCATGGTTATCGAACGTATCTAA
- a CDS encoding glycosyltransferase: MNRNRTSEILIISSYPPRECGIATYTQDLLRALKNKFNNSFKIQVCAIESESEKHNYTDEVNYVLDTSDSHSYEELAQRIKSDNLKFVLIQHEFGFFKSHEDDLLKLVTTIKAPVCITFHTVLPNPDSTLILHVQELAKVCESIIVMTKAALEFLQKDYQIPGHKISVIPHGTHLVQYMSKSLLKRAHGFIGKKILSTFGLISSGKSIETTLKALPEIISKNPEVLFLVIGKTHPTVVKHEGEKYRNMLEAKVTELKLEGHVKFINKYLPLHDLLEYLQLTDIYLFTSKDPNQVVSGTFSYAISCGCAVISTPIPHAKEVLCDNAGILFDFENSQQLSTQVNRLLDDKVLQKNLGLNGLHKIASTSWENVAIAHAMIFKKSIDPGINLQYNLPEINLTHLKNMTTDFGIIQFSKINHPDIHSGYTIDDNARALIAMCMHYEATGDLEDLTYLSKYLHFIEYCLQENGSFLNYLNKEKEFTKQNNTVNLDDANGRAIWALGFLAKHKDILPKTLTDTANRILLQTLKTVDGMNSTRAIAFTIKGIAHYHEVKPTFNNIALIDKLASKLERMYAHESDENWRWFESYLTYGNSILPEAMLYAYTVTNNINYKTIAKSSFDFLLENTFTKTRIKLISNKGWLKKGSKSADYGEQPIDAAYTILALNKFNDVFNDSDYLDKMKTAFNWFLGNNHLHQIIYNPCTGGCYDGLEENHINLNQGAESTISYLMARLTIEKHTSAKHYHNATNETAINA, translated from the coding sequence ATGAATAGAAATAGAACTTCGGAAATTCTGATAATTTCCTCCTACCCACCCAGAGAGTGTGGTATTGCAACCTACACCCAAGATTTACTGAGGGCACTAAAAAACAAATTCAATAACTCATTTAAGATACAGGTTTGCGCAATTGAATCTGAAAGCGAAAAACACAATTATACTGACGAGGTAAACTACGTATTAGATACGTCTGATAGCCATTCATACGAAGAACTGGCGCAGCGTATTAAAAGTGATAATTTAAAATTCGTTTTAATACAACATGAATTTGGTTTTTTTAAAAGCCACGAAGATGACTTACTAAAATTAGTAACAACCATTAAAGCACCTGTGTGCATCACATTTCATACGGTATTACCCAACCCTGATAGCACGCTTATACTACATGTACAAGAATTGGCAAAAGTGTGTGAGTCGATTATTGTGATGACTAAAGCCGCTTTGGAATTTCTGCAAAAAGACTACCAAATACCCGGTCATAAAATTTCGGTAATTCCCCACGGCACACACTTAGTGCAATACATGTCCAAATCATTATTAAAGCGCGCACATGGGTTTATCGGCAAAAAAATACTCTCAACCTTTGGACTCATAAGTTCCGGCAAAAGCATTGAAACTACCTTAAAAGCATTACCTGAAATTATCAGTAAAAACCCCGAAGTTTTATTTTTGGTAATAGGCAAAACCCATCCAACAGTGGTAAAGCATGAAGGCGAGAAGTACCGAAATATGCTTGAAGCTAAAGTAACTGAATTAAAGCTGGAAGGGCACGTCAAATTCATCAATAAATACCTTCCGCTGCATGATTTATTAGAATATTTACAGCTAACTGATATTTATTTATTTACCTCAAAAGACCCTAACCAAGTTGTAAGCGGCACATTTTCGTACGCAATAAGTTGCGGCTGTGCTGTTATTTCAACTCCAATACCGCACGCAAAAGAAGTTTTATGTGATAACGCGGGGATACTTTTTGATTTTGAAAACTCCCAACAATTAAGCACACAAGTAAACCGATTACTTGATGATAAAGTATTACAAAAAAATTTAGGATTAAACGGGTTGCATAAAATTGCATCAACATCGTGGGAGAATGTGGCCATTGCCCACGCCATGATTTTTAAAAAATCCATCGACCCCGGGATTAATTTACAGTATAATCTGCCCGAAATTAATCTTACACACCTTAAAAATATGACTACTGATTTTGGAATCATACAGTTTTCTAAAATCAACCATCCCGATATTCATTCAGGATATACTATTGATGATAATGCAAGGGCATTGATTGCCATGTGTATGCACTATGAAGCAACCGGAGACCTTGAAGATTTAACATACCTATCAAAATACCTGCATTTTATTGAATACTGTTTGCAAGAGAACGGCAGTTTTTTAAATTATTTGAATAAAGAAAAAGAATTTACTAAACAGAATAACACAGTTAATTTAGACGATGCCAATGGAAGAGCAATATGGGCTCTTGGGTTTTTAGCTAAACACAAAGATATACTACCCAAAACACTTACCGATACCGCTAACCGTATATTGCTTCAAACTCTAAAAACGGTTGACGGCATGAATTCTACTCGCGCAATTGCCTTCACAATCAAGGGGATTGCACATTACCATGAGGTCAAGCCTACATTTAATAATATCGCACTAATTGATAAACTTGCCAGCAAACTGGAGCGTATGTATGCTCATGAAAGTGATGAAAACTGGCGATGGTTTGAAAGCTATCTAACGTATGGCAACAGCATTTTACCGGAGGCTATGCTGTATGCCTATACAGTAACTAATAATATAAATTATAAAACAATTGCAAAATCATCGTTCGATTTTTTGCTTGAAAATACATTTACAAAAACAAGAATTAAACTGATATCAAACAAAGGCTGGCTTAAAAAGGGCAGTAAATCTGCTGATTACGGAGAGCAACCTATTGATGCAGCGTACACAATTTTAGCACTAAACAAGTTTAACGATGTATTTAACGATAGCGACTATTTAGATAAAATGAAAACTGCCTTTAATTGGTTCTTGGGCAACAATCACCTGCACCAAATTATTTATAACCCTTGTACAGGCGGATGCTACGACGGCTTGGAAGAAAACCATATTAATCTTAACCAAGGTGCTGAATCAACCATCAGCTACCTTATGGCGCGTTTAACTATTGAAAAGCACACCTCGGCTAAGCATTATCATAATGCAACAAATGAAACTGCAATAAATGCTTAA
- a CDS encoding pesticidal protein Cry7Aa, with the protein MLSVKKEGVLLESSSFGFEKEGVLNPAVIAEGNTVHLFYRAVAKENYSSIGYCRLDGPLTVVERSDTPILIPQANYESSGVEDPRIVKIDDLYYLTYTAYDGVNALGALATSLNLTDFLKHGLITPQIQYSKFRRLVNSKAPINVKYSRFNKQNSLKIKDEKPVYVWSKNVVFFPRRINNKLCFLQRIKPDIQIVYIDRLDDLTEEYWENYFLHFDSKIILEPQYPHEISYIGGGCPPIETEHGWLLIYHGVQDTAQGYEYSACVALLHLDNPEKVIARLPYALFSPELDYERVGKVNNVCFPSGTVVFDDTLYIYYGAADTTVACASVSLTALLKELSENTIAHE; encoded by the coding sequence ATGTTATCCGTAAAAAAAGAAGGTGTCTTATTAGAAAGTTCCTCGTTTGGTTTTGAAAAAGAAGGTGTGCTCAACCCTGCCGTAATAGCCGAAGGAAACACGGTTCATCTTTTTTACCGTGCAGTGGCCAAAGAAAATTATTCAAGTATCGGTTATTGCAGGCTTGATGGGCCACTAACAGTAGTAGAACGAAGCGACACCCCCATTCTTATTCCCCAAGCAAACTATGAATCAAGCGGTGTTGAAGACCCCAGAATTGTAAAAATAGACGACCTCTATTACTTAACCTACACAGCATACGATGGGGTAAATGCATTGGGGGCATTAGCTACATCACTTAACCTCACTGATTTTTTGAAACACGGGCTCATCACTCCCCAAATTCAGTACAGTAAATTTAGAAGACTGGTTAATAGCAAAGCTCCGATAAACGTAAAGTATTCCCGTTTTAACAAGCAAAACAGCCTAAAGATAAAAGACGAAAAGCCTGTATATGTTTGGAGCAAAAACGTAGTGTTTTTTCCCCGCAGAATTAATAACAAACTCTGCTTCCTGCAACGCATAAAACCTGATATTCAAATAGTTTACATTGACCGCTTAGACGATTTAACGGAGGAATATTGGGAAAACTACTTTTTGCACTTTGATTCAAAGATTATACTTGAACCCCAATACCCCCATGAAATAAGTTATATAGGTGGCGGTTGCCCTCCCATTGAAACCGAGCACGGATGGCTTTTAATCTATCACGGAGTGCAAGATACAGCGCAAGGATATGAATACTCTGCGTGCGTGGCGCTATTACACCTTGATAACCCTGAAAAAGTAATTGCCCGCCTGCCCTACGCATTGTTTTCACCCGAACTTGATTATGAACGCGTGGGAAAAGTAAACAACGTTTGTTTCCCCTCCGGAACGGTTGTATTTGACGACACTTTATACATTTACTACGGTGCTGCCGACACTACCGTTGCCTGTGCTTCCGTTAGCTTAACTGCTCTTCTCAAAGAACTTTCAGAAAATACCATTGCACATGAATAG